CTTTTTCTTTACTGTTTACCGAAAATGCAAGATGAATGATTCCGTATTGCTGAGATTCGTAAGAGTTTCCACTTTCTTTGAGATCCGGTTTAGTCATTATTTCAAGACGGCAGCCATTATTAAAACTTAAAAAGTAAGACTGAAAATTTTTGACAGGATTATGGTATTTTTCATTGGACACAGCTCCGAAATATTTCTGGTAAAATGTTCTGGATTTTTCAAGGTCTTTGACCCAAATAGCAATATGCTCTATTTTCATTTTTAAAAATTTTATTGTTTTACTTCTGCAAAACTAGTCTGACCGATTTCACCATACCTGCTCCACATTATTCTTTTATTGTTCTATATTTACCATATTACGTTTTGAATTCTACAAAAGACTGCATATATAAGATTATTTAAGGCATTTATTGATAACATCTTATATATTCTGTTGATATGAGATGGCTTCATTGTTTCCATTATCGTAATCACAGAGACAATCTAAAAGTTATTATCTTTGCTCATTCAAAATAACATTATGAGTATTCACATCAGTGCAAAAAAAGGAGAAATTGCTAAAGTAGTATTGCAGCCGGGGGATCCGCTTCGTGCACAGTATATTGCTGAAAATTATTTAGAAAATGCAAAACTGGTAAGCAAAACCAGAGGGATTTTTTATTATACGGGCCTTTATAAAGGTAAGGAGATCACTGTAGGAGCCAGTGGAATGGGATTCCCAAGCATCGGGATCTATTCTTTTGAACTGTTTACAGAATATGAAGTAGATACGATCATCAGAATTGGGACTTGTGGTGCTTACAATACGGATCTTAAACTTTTTGATATTTTAAATATTGAAAATGCTGCCAGCGAAAGTACTTATGCCAAATATGCATGGGGAATTGAAGATGAAATCCTTCCTCACCAGGGGAATATCTTTAGTACTATCAATGAAACAGCTAAAGAATTATCATTAAATGCTAAAGCAATCAACATTCACAGTAGTGATATTTTCTACAGAAAAGATCCTGCTACTCCTGAAATTGCAACAAAATACAACTGTCCTGCAGTAGAAATGGAAGCATTCGGTTTATTTGCCAATGCTCAGCATTTAGGAAAGAATGCAGCGACTATTCTTACGGTAACGGATATCATTCCTACCCATGAGAAAATCTCTGCTGACGAAAGAGAAAAAGCCTTAAATCCAATGATGGAACTGGCTTTGGAATCGGCAATAAAGAGTTTGTAAAAGACGAAGACAATTCTGCTTATAAAAAAAGAGCTTTACTTTATCAGTAGAGCTCTTTTTTATAGCCTGAAAAAATTTCTGGCCGTTTCTGTAGTCTCGTCTGCGACTTCGGAAATGCTGATCTTCTTCAGGTAGGCAATTGTTTGTGCTACATAAGGTAAAAAGGATGGTTCATTCCGTCTGTTTTGCATTCTGGGCATATTCTTCGGAAGCATAAAAGGGGCATCCGTTTCAATCATCATTCTGTCAAGAGGTGCATATTTTATAACGTCTTCAAGGTGTTTAAATCTTTTTTCATCACTAATGGCTCCGGTAAATCCTAAATAAAATCCTTTATCGAGATAAATCTTTGCCTCATCCAATGTCCCGGTAAAACAGTGTACAACGGCTTCGGGCAATTGAGAAAGATATTCATCTGTGATCTCATTAAACCTTTTAAATGCTGATCTTTCATGAAGAAAAAGCGGTTTATTGACTTGTATTGCGAGTTCCAGGTGGGCCTGATAACATTTTTCCTGTATGGGTCTCGGAGAGAAATCACGGTCAAAGTCAAGTCCGCACTCTCCTACTGAAATTACGTGATCCTGCTTTAACAATTTTCTGAGTTCGCTGATGCTTTGTTCATTAAAAGATTTGGCATCATGGGGATGAATTCCGGCTGTTGAAAATAAAATTTCCGGATATTCTTCTGCAATCTCAGCGGATTCTTTGCTTCCTCTTACGCTGGTTCCCGTGAGGATCATATGTTCTACACCCTGGTCCAAAGCGCGGTTGATAATTTCGTCGTGTTCATTATAGAACTGTTTATTGGTCAGATTAATGCCAATATCAATGTAAGTGTTCATTTGTTTTTTTACTTTTTTATTAAATGTTGTTTTCAAATATAAAAAATGGAAGCTGGCAGCATTCTGTTCTGAAAAAACCTGCAGCTTCTATTTCATGTTTGCAAAACTACAAGCTTAATACGCAATGTTTTTACGTATCAGAAAAAAAACAGAAAACTTAAAATAAAAAAATATGTCAATCTGTCTTATTTGCTAGTTCATTTCACGCAGATGACGCAGATGTTTATGTTTTATTCATTGATGAATTTTTCCAGAAAACCGATCAGTTTTGTTCCTCCGTGGCTCCATCGGATTCCATGGCCTTCTTTTTCGCGAACTTCAAAAACTAGTTCATGTTTATAATGGAAGAAAACATTCCACCAGGTTCTATTGTCAAGAATCTCATGAATTTTTGTCATTAC
Above is a genomic segment from Chryseobacterium viscerum containing:
- the deoD gene encoding purine-nucleoside phosphorylase — encoded protein: MSIHISAKKGEIAKVVLQPGDPLRAQYIAENYLENAKLVSKTRGIFYYTGLYKGKEITVGASGMGFPSIGIYSFELFTEYEVDTIIRIGTCGAYNTDLKLFDILNIENAASESTYAKYAWGIEDEILPHQGNIFSTINETAKELSLNAKAINIHSSDIFYRKDPATPEIATKYNCPAVEMEAFGLFANAQHLGKNAATILTVTDIIPTHEKISADEREKALNPMMELALESAIKSL
- a CDS encoding TatD family hydrolase; translation: MNTYIDIGINLTNKQFYNEHDEIINRALDQGVEHMILTGTSVRGSKESAEIAEEYPEILFSTAGIHPHDAKSFNEQSISELRKLLKQDHVISVGECGLDFDRDFSPRPIQEKCYQAHLELAIQVNKPLFLHERSAFKRFNEITDEYLSQLPEAVVHCFTGTLDEAKIYLDKGFYLGFTGAISDEKRFKHLEDVIKYAPLDRMMIETDAPFMLPKNMPRMQNRRNEPSFLPYVAQTIAYLKKISISEVADETTETARNFFRL
- a CDS encoding VOC family protein, whose translation is MKIEHIAIWVKDLEKSRTFYQKYFGAVSNEKYHNPVKNFQSYFLSFNNGCRLEIMTKPDLKESGNSYESQQYGIIHLAFSVNSKEKVDELTEVLRKDGYTVAGEPRTTGDGYYESVILDPENNIIEIVA